In Rhodamnia argentea isolate NSW1041297 chromosome 4, ASM2092103v1, whole genome shotgun sequence, the following proteins share a genomic window:
- the LOC115749111 gene encoding hexokinase-1-like isoform X1: MGKKVAVVLCVAAVAVAVAATGAAIVVRRQMKRSGKWAKAMAILKEFENKCGTPIAKLRQVADAMTVEMHAGLASEGGSKLKMIISYVDNLPTGDEQGLFYALDLGGTNFRVLRVQLGGKEKGVASQEFEEVSIPPHLMIGSSEALFDFIAAALAKFVATEGEGSHRYPGRQRELGFTFSFPVRQTSVSSGTLIKWTKGFSIEDAVGEDVVGQLTKAMEKIDLDMRVTALVNDTIGTLAGGRYYNPDVIAAVILGTGTNAAYVERAQAIPKWHGPLPKSGEMVINMEWGNFRSSHLPLTEHDQALDTESLNPGEQIFEKIISGMYLGEIVRRVLLKMAEEASFFGDNVPPHLRVPFILRTPDMSAMHHDTSSDLKVVGNKLRDILEIPNTTLKMRKVVVELCDIVATRGARLSAAGIVGILKKLGRDSAREGAEQQKSVIALDGGLFEHYSEFSSCMERTLKELLGEEIAQNIVIEHSNDGSGIGAALLAASHSQFLEAGEP; this comes from the exons ATGGGGAAGAAGGTGGCGGTGGTGCTGTGCGTGGCGGccgtggcggtggcggtggcggcgacggGGGCGGCGATTGTCGTGAGGAGGCAGATGAAGAGATCGGGGAAATGGGCCAAGGCCATGGCCATACTAAAGGAGTTTGAAAACAAGTGCGGGACCCCAATCGCGAAGCTCCGCCAGGTGGCGGACGCCATGACCGTCGAGATGCACGCCGGCCTCGCATCCGAGGGCGGTAGTAAGCTCAAGATGATCATCAGCTATGTGGACAATCTTCCCACTGG GGATGAGCAAGGATTGTTTTATGCATTGGACCTGGGCGGCACAAATTTCCGGGTCCTTCGTGTTCAGTtgggaggaaaagagaagggTGTTGCTTCACAAGAATTTGAAGAAGTTTCAATACCTCCCCACTTAATGATTGGATCTTCAGAA GCTTTATTTGATTTCATTGCCGCAGCACTTGCAAAGTTTGTTGCCACAGAAGGTGAAGGCTCTCATCGTTACCCTGGTAGGCAAAGGGAGCTGGGCTTTACCTTCTCCTTCCCAGTTAGGCAAACATCTGTATCCTCGGGGACATTGATCAAATGGACAAAGGGCTTTTCCATAGAAGATGCA GTTGGGGAGGACGTTGTGGGTCAACTGACCAAAGCAATGGAAAAAATTGACCTGGACATGCGTGTAACAGCTTTG GTTAACGACACAATCGGAACATTAGCTGGGGGCAGATACTACAACCCCGATGTAATTGCTGCTGTCATTTTGGGTACCGGAACAAATGCAGCTTATGTTGAAAGGGCTCAGGCAATTCCTAAGTGGCATGGTCCTCTGCCTAAATCAGGAGAAATG GTCATCAACATGGAATGGGGCAACTTCAGGTCGTCACACCTTCCCCTGACAGAGCATGATCAGGCGCTGGATACTGAAAGTCTAAACCCGGGAGAGCAG ATTTTTGAGAAGATAATATCAGGCATGTACTTGGGAGAAATTGTGCGTAGAGTTTTACTGAAAATGGCTGAAGAAGCTTCATTTTTTGGTGACAATGTTCCTCCTCACTTAAGAGTCCCTTTCATATTAAG GACCCCGGACATGTCTGCTATGCATCACGACACATCTTCCGATCTTAAAGTTGTCGGGAACAAACTGAGGGATATCTTAGAG ATACCCAATACTACCTTGAAGATGAGAAAAGTGGTTGTTGAGCTCTGTGACATCGTTGCCACTCGTGGAGCTCGCCTATCTGCTGCTGGGATAGTTGGGATCCTGAAGAAACTGGGAAGAGACAGCGCAAGGGAAGGAGCAGAACAGCAGAAGTCGGTAATTGCGCTTGATGGCGGTTTGTTCGAGCACTACTCGGAATTCAGTTCCTGCATGGAGAGGACTCTAAAGGAGTTGCTTGGAGAGGAAATCGCGCAGAACATTGTTATTGAGCATTCAAATGACGGGTCTGGCATAGGAGCTGCACTTTTAGCGGCTTCGCACTCCCAATTTCTCGAGGCTGGAGAGCCTTGA
- the LOC115749111 gene encoding hexokinase-1-like isoform X2, which produces MGKKVAVVLCVAAVAVAVAATGAAIVVRRQMKRSGKWAKAMAILKEFENKCGTPIAKLRQVADAMTVEMHAGLASEGGSKLKMIISYVDNLPTGDEQGLFYALDLGGTNFRVLRVQLGGKEKGVASQEFEEVSIPPHLMIGSSEALFDFIAAALAKFVATEGEGSHRYPGRQRELGFTFSFPVRQTSVSSGTLIKWTKGFSIEDAVGEDVVGQLTKAMEKIDLDMRVTALVNDTIGTLAGGRYYNPDVIAAVILGTGTNAAYVERAQAIPKWHGPLPKSGEMVINMEWGNFRSSHLPLTEHDQALDTESLNPGEQIFEKIISGMYLGEIVRRVLLKMAEEASFFGDNVPPHLRVPFILRYPILP; this is translated from the exons ATGGGGAAGAAGGTGGCGGTGGTGCTGTGCGTGGCGGccgtggcggtggcggtggcggcgacggGGGCGGCGATTGTCGTGAGGAGGCAGATGAAGAGATCGGGGAAATGGGCCAAGGCCATGGCCATACTAAAGGAGTTTGAAAACAAGTGCGGGACCCCAATCGCGAAGCTCCGCCAGGTGGCGGACGCCATGACCGTCGAGATGCACGCCGGCCTCGCATCCGAGGGCGGTAGTAAGCTCAAGATGATCATCAGCTATGTGGACAATCTTCCCACTGG GGATGAGCAAGGATTGTTTTATGCATTGGACCTGGGCGGCACAAATTTCCGGGTCCTTCGTGTTCAGTtgggaggaaaagagaagggTGTTGCTTCACAAGAATTTGAAGAAGTTTCAATACCTCCCCACTTAATGATTGGATCTTCAGAA GCTTTATTTGATTTCATTGCCGCAGCACTTGCAAAGTTTGTTGCCACAGAAGGTGAAGGCTCTCATCGTTACCCTGGTAGGCAAAGGGAGCTGGGCTTTACCTTCTCCTTCCCAGTTAGGCAAACATCTGTATCCTCGGGGACATTGATCAAATGGACAAAGGGCTTTTCCATAGAAGATGCA GTTGGGGAGGACGTTGTGGGTCAACTGACCAAAGCAATGGAAAAAATTGACCTGGACATGCGTGTAACAGCTTTG GTTAACGACACAATCGGAACATTAGCTGGGGGCAGATACTACAACCCCGATGTAATTGCTGCTGTCATTTTGGGTACCGGAACAAATGCAGCTTATGTTGAAAGGGCTCAGGCAATTCCTAAGTGGCATGGTCCTCTGCCTAAATCAGGAGAAATG GTCATCAACATGGAATGGGGCAACTTCAGGTCGTCACACCTTCCCCTGACAGAGCATGATCAGGCGCTGGATACTGAAAGTCTAAACCCGGGAGAGCAG ATTTTTGAGAAGATAATATCAGGCATGTACTTGGGAGAAATTGTGCGTAGAGTTTTACTGAAAATGGCTGAAGAAGCTTCATTTTTTGGTGACAATGTTCCTCCTCACTTAAGAGTCCCTTTCATATTAAG ATACCCAATACTACCTTGA
- the LOC115731909 gene encoding LOW QUALITY PROTEIN: uncharacterized protein LOC115731909 (The sequence of the model RefSeq protein was modified relative to this genomic sequence to represent the inferred CDS: inserted 1 base in 1 codon) yields the protein MAALDSLDSLLFSLSRTFCSPFAVFVQIQGCLICLVLALGWAFAAYVRSREIKRMKNSIRRGNSFAFLSHDINDLEHSKQVNLPRVSVVMPLKGFGEHNLHNWKSQITSLYGGPVEFLFXVESTEDPAYHAATLLISEYKDDVDAKIIVAGLSTTCSQKIHNQLVGVEKMHKDTKYVLFLDDDVRLHPGSIGALTAEMENNPEIFIQTGYPLDLPSGSLGSYCIYEYHMPCSMGFATGGKTFFLWGGCMMMHADDFRYDRYGVVSGLRDGGYSDDMTLAAIAGAHKRLITSPPVAVFPHPLASDLSFSRYWNYLRKQTFVLESYTTNVNWIMNRALFISHCYLSWGFVAPYVMASVHVTAALRAYIKGYSFEETNLTHVGLLMVGCLVLCTVTELLSMWNLTRIEVELCNMLSPEAPQLSLASYNWVLVFIAMLVDNFLYTISAVRSHFSQSINWSGIRYHLRDGKISKIDRSKDLGPKYTDLGGKTLYGRKGSPPKNLFISSLARSLAQWRQPKKYDI from the exons ATGGCGGCATTGGACTCGCTGGATTCGCTTCTATTCTCACTCAGCAGAACGTTTTGTAGTCCTTTCGCCGTCTTCGTTCAGATCCAG GGATGTCTTATATGCCTAGTTCTAGCTCTCGGGTGGGCTTTTGCTGCATATGTCAG GAGTAGAGAGATCAAGCGGATGAAAAACAGTATCAGACGTGGCAATAGTTTTGCATTTCTTTCTCATGATATTAATGACCTGGAGCACTCCAAGCAGGTCAATTTGCCCAGAGTGTCTGTTGTGATGCCATTGAAGGGTTTTGGTGAGCACAATTTGCACAATTGGAAAAGTCAG ATCACATCTCTCTATGGAGGTCCtgtagaatttcttt tggtggaAAGTACAGAAGACCCTGCTTATCATGCTGCAACTTTGTTGATATCAGAATATAAG GATGATGTTGATGCTAAGATTATCGTGGCCGGTCTGTCAACAACTTGTAGTCAGAAGATCCACAACCAGTTG GTAGGAGTTGAAAAAATGCACAAAGACACCAAATATGTTTTGTTTCTGGATGATGATGTTAGGCTGCATCCTGGATCTATAGGAGCACTCACTGCCGAGATGGAAAATAACCCTGAG ATATTTATTCAAACTGGATATCCACTTGATTTGCCATCTGGAAGTTTGGGGAGTTACTGCATTTATGAGTATCATATG CCTTGCTCGATGGGCTTTGCTACTGGTGGGAAAACCTTCTTTTTGTGGGGAGGGTGTATGATG ATGCATGCTGATGACTTCAGATATGACCGATATGGAGTTGTTTCAGGGCTTCGAGATGGTGGATACTCTGACGATATGACACTCGCAGCTATTGCTG GGGCTCATAAAAGGCTTATAACATCTCCTCCTGTTGCTGTTTTTCCTCATCCATTGGCCAGTGATCTTAGTTTTTCTAG GTACTGGAATTACTTAAGGAAACAAACATTTGTTCTGGAATCATACACGACAAACGTCAATTGGATAATGAACCGCGCATTATTTATTTCTCACTGCTATCTATCTTGGGGATTTGTTGCACCATATGTAATGGCCTCAGTTCATGTCACAGCAGCACTACGAGCTTACATCAAAGGTTACTCATTTGAGGAAACTAACTTAACTCATGTCG GTTTGCTAATGGTGGGATGCTTGGTTCTGTGCACTGTTACTGAACTCCTTTCCATGTGGAACTTGACAAGAATAGAAGTTGAGCTCTGCAACATGCTATCCCCCGAGGCACCTCAACTTTCCCTTGCTTCGTATAACTGGGTCCTT GTGTTTATAGCGATGCTGGTAGATAACTTCTTGTACACTATCAGTGCAGTTCGTTCTCATTTCTCTCAATCTATCAACTGGTCTGGCATCCGTTACCACTTGAGAGATGGAAAGATCAGCAAG ATAGACAGGAGTAAGGATCTTGGCCCGAAATACACAGATTTGGGAGGAAAGACCTTGTATGGCAGAAAAGGATCGCCGCCTAAAAACTTATTTATCAGCTCGCTCGCGAGAAGTTTGGCGCAATGGCGTCAGCCCAAGAAGTATGATATctag